One region of Aureibacillus halotolerans genomic DNA includes:
- the sufU gene encoding Fe-S cluster assembly sulfur transfer protein SufU, whose translation MSFPNLDALYRTVIMDHYKNPRNKGILEDSSVTIHMNNPTCGDRIQLQLTIKDGKVSDARFDGEGCSISLSSASMMTQSIKGKDLKEALEMSETFSEMVQGKEYSTEHDLGDIEALQGVAKFPARIKCATLAWKALEKGIEENQK comes from the coding sequence ATGTCCTTTCCTAATCTCGATGCATTGTATCGGACTGTGATTATGGATCATTACAAAAATCCGCGCAATAAAGGCATTCTTGAAGATAGCTCAGTGACCATTCATATGAATAATCCGACCTGTGGAGATCGTATTCAATTGCAGCTGACCATAAAAGATGGCAAGGTAAGCGATGCTCGATTTGATGGGGAAGGTTGCTCGATTTCACTTTCCTCAGCTTCAATGATGACACAGTCGATTAAAGGCAAAGACCTCAAAGAAGCACTCGAGATGTCGGAAACCTTTTCTGAAATGGTTCAAGGCAAGGAATACAGCACGGAGCATGATTTGGGAGATATTGAAGCCCTTCAAGGTGTTGCAAAATTTCCTGCACGAATCAAATGCGCGACACTGGCATGGAAGGCCCTTGAAAAAGGTATCGAAGAGAATCAGAAGTAA
- a CDS encoding NUDIX hydrolase, which yields MSDSIQIRVTGILIEVDKIVLVKQTVSPSRNWSLPGGRLEQGESLETALIREFLEETGLSIEVIKLLYVCEVPTNVPAVIHVSFLVKRISGEIKLPTNEFDENPISDVQMVSINHLERYGFSEKFIDMVNQNFPNSGSYMGLKKNIGL from the coding sequence ATGTCTGATTCGATACAAATAAGAGTGACTGGGATATTGATAGAAGTAGACAAAATAGTATTGGTAAAACAAACAGTGTCCCCCTCAAGAAATTGGTCCTTACCTGGAGGTAGACTTGAACAAGGAGAATCCTTAGAAACTGCTTTAATTAGAGAGTTTTTGGAGGAAACTGGATTATCGATTGAAGTAATCAAGCTTTTGTATGTGTGTGAAGTACCTACTAATGTACCGGCTGTTATCCACGTCTCTTTTTTAGTTAAAAGAATTAGTGGTGAGATTAAGTTACCAACAAATGAATTTGATGAGAACCCAATTAGTGATGTTCAAATGGTTTCTATTAACCACCTTGAAAGGTATGGTTTTTCTGAGAAATTCATTGATATGGTCAATCAAAATTTCCCTAATAGTGGATCATATATGGGGTTAAAGAAAAATATAGGACTATAA
- a CDS encoding LysE family translocator yields the protein MIEIFFVGLVLAISPGPDFFLLTSNTLSHGKKIGFLTLLGNRVSFTMHLTFALLGLSIILQQSVILFTIIKTLGALYLIYIGITKLKSSYSSFKNKKGILKPKSYKIGNLHACRMGFLSNFLNPKVSIFFLSVFPQFVSPEQIASQPFFIAAVILIANSSWYVFAICVVGLSFIKRLFLKFQLYLDLLFGLVFVIYGVRLISEEIHHVLTQLSHFRFGRTA from the coding sequence ATGATAGAGATATTTTTTGTCGGTTTAGTACTCGCAATTTCACCAGGCCCAGACTTTTTCCTCCTAACTAGCAACACACTCTCGCACGGAAAGAAAATTGGGTTCTTAACATTACTCGGTAACAGAGTGAGTTTTACAATGCATTTAACATTCGCCTTGTTAGGTTTATCGATAATATTACAACAATCGGTCATTCTATTTACCATAATTAAGACATTAGGTGCTCTATACTTAATTTACATTGGCATTACTAAATTAAAAAGTAGTTACTCTTCTTTCAAAAATAAGAAGGGCATACTAAAACCTAAAAGCTATAAAATCGGAAATTTACATGCTTGCAGAATGGGATTTTTAAGCAATTTCCTAAACCCCAAAGTAAGTATATTCTTTCTAAGTGTATTTCCTCAATTTGTTTCACCTGAACAAATTGCGAGCCAACCATTCTTCATTGCGGCAGTCATATTAATCGCGAATAGTTCATGGTATGTTTTTGCAATTTGCGTAGTTGGCCTCAGTTTTATTAAAAGATTGTTCCTCAAGTTTCAACTGTATCTCGATCTCTTATTCGGACTTGTTTTTGTTATCTATGGTGTACGCTTAATATCTGAAGAAATTCATCATGTATTAACACAACTCTCACACTTTAGATTTGGGAGAACCGCTTAG
- a CDS encoding cysteine desulfurase, producing the protein MVDATLKKQFPLLDQNVNGHPLVYLDSAATSQKPFQVIEAVERYYKTCNSNVHRGVHTLGTQATDAYEGAREKVRAFINASSLEEIIFTRGTTTAINTVATSYARANLTEGDEIVITPMEHHSNLIPWQQVAKQTGATLSYIPLEDDGSISLAAVEKTITEKTKIVSVVHVSNVFGVINPVKEIAEVAHRHGAVMMVDGAQSTPHMKVDVQELDCDFFAFSGHKMCAPTGIGVLYGKKELLENMEPAEFGGEMIDFVDLYESTWKELPWKFEGGTPIIAGAIGLGAAIDFLNDIGMDAILAHEHDLALYAMDQLQQFGGLTLYGPEHRAGVVTFNLDNVHPHDVATILDMNGIAVRAGHHCAQPLMKWLNVTATARASFYLYNTKNDVDSLVKGLRQAKEYFGDVLS; encoded by the coding sequence ATGGTGGATGCTACTCTTAAAAAGCAGTTCCCTTTATTGGACCAGAACGTGAACGGTCATCCGCTCGTTTATTTGGACAGTGCGGCAACATCGCAAAAGCCGTTTCAAGTCATCGAAGCGGTTGAACGGTATTATAAAACGTGTAATTCGAATGTCCATCGAGGCGTCCATACGCTTGGTACACAAGCAACGGATGCTTACGAAGGCGCGCGAGAAAAGGTTCGAGCGTTTATCAACGCCTCGTCTCTAGAAGAAATCATTTTCACCCGTGGCACAACGACAGCCATTAACACAGTGGCAACGAGTTATGCGAGGGCGAATCTGACTGAGGGTGACGAGATCGTGATTACGCCAATGGAGCACCACAGTAACCTCATCCCTTGGCAGCAAGTCGCTAAGCAGACAGGAGCGACGTTATCGTATATTCCGCTTGAGGACGATGGATCCATCTCGCTGGCGGCTGTTGAGAAGACGATTACAGAGAAGACTAAAATTGTATCTGTCGTTCACGTGTCGAATGTGTTCGGCGTAATCAACCCAGTGAAAGAAATTGCGGAGGTTGCACACCGACATGGAGCGGTGATGATGGTCGATGGCGCCCAAAGCACGCCGCACATGAAGGTTGACGTACAAGAGCTTGACTGTGACTTCTTTGCATTCTCTGGTCACAAAATGTGTGCACCAACTGGTATTGGTGTGCTCTATGGCAAGAAAGAGTTATTAGAAAACATGGAGCCTGCTGAGTTTGGTGGCGAAATGATCGACTTCGTTGATCTCTATGAATCAACGTGGAAGGAGCTCCCTTGGAAGTTTGAAGGGGGAACTCCCATCATTGCAGGTGCCATCGGCTTAGGTGCAGCCATTGACTTTTTAAATGATATTGGCATGGATGCGATTCTTGCGCATGAACATGACTTGGCGTTATATGCGATGGATCAGCTTCAGCAATTTGGTGGCTTAACACTGTATGGACCAGAGCATCGTGCAGGTGTGGTGACATTTAATCTTGACAATGTTCACCCTCACGATGTGGCCACTATTCTCGATATGAATGGCATTGCTGTTCGAGCAGGTCATCATTGCGCACAACCATTGATGAAATGGTTGAATGTGACCGCAACCGCGCGGGCAAGCTTTTACTTGTATAACACGAAAAATGACGTCGATTCTCTTGTGAAGGGTCTGCGACAGGCGAAGGAGTATTTTGGCGATGTCCTTTCCTAA
- the sufB gene encoding Fe-S cluster assembly protein SufB produces the protein MAKKMPEIGDYKYGFHDKDVSIFRSKRGLTKEIVEEISKIKEEPQWMLDFRLKSLEMFYKMPMPQWGGDLGELNFDEITYYVKPSERSERSWDEVPEEIKRTFDKLGIPEAEQKYLAGVSAQYESEVVYHNMQEDLKDMGIVFKDTDSALKENEDLFREYFGTVIPPSDNKFSALNSAVWSGGSFIYVPKGIKCDTPLQAYFRINSENMGQFERTLIIADEDSSVHYVEGCTAPVYTTNSLHSAVVEIIVKKNAYCRYTTIQNWANNVFNLVTKRTVVDENGTMEWIDGNIGSKLTMKYPACILRGRGARGLTLSIAIAGKGQHQDAGAKMTHIAPDTSSTIVSKSISKHGGKVTYRGIVHFGRKADGARSNIECDTLIMDNESTSDTIPYNEIMNENISLEHEAKVSKVSEEQLFYLMSRGISEQEATEMIVMGFIEPFTRELPMEYAVEMNRLIKFEMEGSIG, from the coding sequence ATGGCGAAGAAAATGCCTGAGATTGGCGATTACAAATACGGATTCCATGACAAGGACGTATCGATTTTCCGTTCAAAGCGTGGCTTGACGAAAGAAATTGTTGAAGAAATTTCGAAGATAAAAGAAGAACCTCAATGGATGCTTGATTTCCGTTTAAAATCTCTTGAGATGTTTTATAAAATGCCGATGCCTCAATGGGGCGGCGACTTAGGTGAGTTGAATTTTGATGAAATCACTTATTACGTCAAACCATCAGAGCGTTCAGAGCGTTCTTGGGATGAGGTTCCAGAAGAAATCAAACGTACGTTTGACAAACTAGGAATTCCAGAGGCAGAGCAAAAATATCTTGCTGGGGTATCGGCTCAGTACGAATCTGAAGTTGTGTACCACAACATGCAAGAAGACCTTAAAGACATGGGCATCGTTTTCAAAGACACAGACTCAGCGCTGAAAGAAAATGAAGACTTGTTCCGTGAGTATTTTGGAACGGTTATCCCGCCTTCAGACAACAAATTTTCTGCTTTGAACTCAGCGGTATGGTCTGGCGGCTCGTTCATCTACGTGCCAAAAGGCATTAAATGTGACACACCGTTGCAAGCCTACTTCAGAATTAACTCTGAAAACATGGGGCAGTTTGAGCGTACGTTAATTATTGCAGATGAGGATTCTTCAGTGCATTATGTTGAGGGGTGTACCGCACCTGTGTATACAACGAACTCATTGCACTCAGCGGTTGTTGAGATCATCGTTAAGAAAAATGCCTATTGCCGTTACACAACGATCCAAAACTGGGCCAACAACGTCTTCAACCTCGTAACAAAACGTACGGTGGTCGACGAAAACGGCACAATGGAATGGATTGACGGCAACATTGGATCGAAGTTAACGATGAAATACCCAGCATGTATCCTGCGTGGCCGTGGAGCTAGAGGTTTGACGCTATCGATTGCAATTGCGGGCAAAGGGCAGCATCAAGATGCTGGCGCGAAAATGACGCATATCGCACCTGATACGTCATCTACGATCGTCTCCAAATCCATTTCGAAGCATGGCGGTAAAGTAACGTACCGTGGGATTGTTCACTTTGGTCGTAAAGCTGATGGAGCACGCTCCAACATCGAGTGTGATACGCTCATCATGGATAACGAATCCACATCAGATACGATTCCTTACAACGAAATTATGAACGAAAACATTTCTCTTGAGCACGAGGCTAAAGTCTCTAAAGTGTCCGAAGAGCAGTTGTTCTACCTCATGAGCCGTGGCATTTCAGAGCAAGAAGCGACTGAAATGATCGTCATGGGCTTCATCGAACCATTCACACGCGAGCTCCCAATGGAGTATGCCGTGGAAATGAACCGTCTCATTAAGTTCGAGATGGAAGGGTCGATCGGTTAA